ttccttcacactcaatcaagtggttagatcacgacggaacctaacttaacttaattatcATTCGTCAAAACTcaggttagactgttagtgcgaACCGCACCAACAATGTGGAGATTTATGAATGCGACACTTCAAACTTGGAGGTTTTATATTTCTCAATCTTGTGTCAAATTAATTCCTTTTTTtccaaattcaaatatttatatACAATTTATTATTGTCCTTAAAGgggaaaaaatataatttagCTGTGAAACAATGTGAAAATGTGGTAACGTATGGCACAATACTATCAGAAGGAGACCCAAATATGTTGATTCATCATGTTCCACTTGGGGAAGGAAATTTCAATGTATATATTGATGTTGTTTTAGATAAAGGAGCAAAGCTTCCAATCCCAATTCAGTCTAGGCCAACAATCATCAATGATGTTGTTAGAACAATTGTTGCTTGGCCTAAAGAGTTGGTAATTTTACCTATGAAGAAGGTGCTTTCAATTTTTATGAAAACTtggtatttgaaaaaaaaacctcAATTATCATTTGAATACTTAtatgaatattttaaatattgtagAAGAATGTGTAACCACAATCATTTGCTCATTTGGATGTTCATGGTTATCAAGACAAGTACAAGGAAATTGAAAAAACATTGTGGATGACATGCAAGTATATATATTCGTATGTTGTCAGATTGATACCTGAAGATGAGAGCATACACATAGAATTTGATGAAGATATGCTTGGACATCCTAAAAGTATATAGTTGCTAAGAGAATATATCTTGCATTTTATGAAGATGAAAGAGATAGGTGCTAGGTAAATTTTTGTTTACATGGGGTATGCTATGCcttaaatacaatatttgttCGCATGCGTTGCTTTGTTCACAATATATGTTCACATACTTTTgctttggtttacatggggtataTTTAGATTTGTCATTATTTTACCATTACCTTGCAATTACCTTATAGTTATCTTTCTAAATacttaaagaaataaaatagagcTGAGTATGTCTCATTTGTTGATCCTGGTCACATATCTACATGCGGTGTGGGCAAAGAAAGCAGTAAATTATCACAACATATTGTTGCTCAGTTGGGAGCATCAAACAGAAATAACATCTGCTTTATCCCATACAACACTGGgtaatattttaattatatattaattcttATTACATACTATTCAATATTATATTTTCATTTGTACAGGTATCATTGGATCCTAACTATAATaaatgaagataagaatatgatatatttattggacttattgagtaatAAGAATCGAGATCATATTTggcaaactattgtgaccaagtaGGTAATAGATTGTGTTGATTGTGAATGCATTCAATTAATTAGAGGCTGAAAAAATAACTTTTCattttttacaatgtagtggggtcaggatatacaatgcatcaaggggtattttaaaatgtttaggttttaaacaattgaTAGTATAtattgtgactatgtatttagacattaattaataattcttattatttgtaTTATGACTTATTGCATAACATTTTCAATTTCCTTAGGGTAATCTAAAACAAAATGGTAATGTTGAATTTGGATATTGTGTAATGTAATGTGATACATGAAAAAGATAGTCTTGGATGAATATCTACTATTAGAGAGGAAGGTGAATTTGTTCTTTATGAAAtgtcttctttatgaaatattgatTCATTTTGCATTAACCCTCaaatttcttttaataatttagtttgcagtatcaaaaaataaacagtattacaatcaatctctATATGaagaagtcagaagtgaatggagtgAATTCGTCTACTTCTATGTGAGTGTTTAAGTGTAGGTTGTGATATAAATTTTGGATTATATTTGGAGATTTATGGATAAAAATGCATTTGAGTTATGattaaacatgtcttttatgaatGCACTTTTGGGTTGTATTTGAtagatatttgtgatatatttgtttaattttggtggtaaaaaatattgtgttatagtaaaattttatgatatacacttttgtcaattaaaattgtattgtaATAAAATATGGTCAATTACTTCGCTACTATAGATATATGATAGAGTAATACAACACAAAAGACTTGGATAAATTTAAATAGCGgtgtagttaaagaaactatttacttcgtCGTTAATCTAATTTGTGAAGTCGTTCATATATATTACTTCGCTAAATTGAATTTTTCTATACTTTGACTAAGTTAAATTATgcagaagtaaaattaaacatttactgcaacatatacaaaaattatgaagtcatatatatattttacttcaTCAATCAAAGTAACATATGAAGTAATATATTATCAACCACTTCAATACTTTTAATGATCTCAATGAAGTAATAGAGCCTTTTTACTTCGAAAATGGTCCGATTTTAATCGGTTTTtgaccggtgatagacttcgtTAATTGTGTGGTAAAGTAATAAATTTACCTTTTTTATTTCACGTGCATCTACTTTGGTaattatctacctattacttcggataatattcGAAGTCTATCGCCGATTTTCACATAGTGTCAATAACATGTATTAACAAGGATGTTCACACATGCATTCAATCAAATAAGAAATAAGTATAAATATGTCTTTGAAACCAAAGAAAGACATCCATAGagttttatattgattcacatcacaattacttccATAGTCCTAGAAATTCTAATCCATAAACAAAGAGGATGAACGCGAAGACATCGAAAATAAACATTATACAATTCAAATAGGTGAGAGAGGAAAGAGATGCTTAGCGAAAGCAAGAAACGGGGTCTTCGGATTCAATCCAATTCTTCGGGGCATAGACGATGTTAGAAATGGCCTCAGGTCGCCTCCTAGAGCTCTCCAAATGGATGATGGCTCCTCGGTATGTCTTCTAAAAAAGAGAAAACCTCCTCCCCAAGAAAAGGGTAGGAGTTCCCCTTGTATAGGGTCAGGGCATGTGCCCTAACCATCTTGCCATACGACCATGCCAATCAACACGGGTGGATCGCGCACGCAACAAACGCTGGGAGGCACGATCGTGTCACACGGCCAGGTCGTGTGACTTGCTGGAGAGAGGGCATGGCCGTGCCATATGGCATGGCCAAGCCTTGTTGGCTGCTAGAAGAGagggcatggtcgtgcctcacGGCACGGCCAGCCCATGCTGGTCACTTAGAGAGGGAGCACagtcatgccaaatggcatggcttGCCCAAGGTTAGCTTTCGGATATGCTTTTCCTCATGTTCTTCATCCAATTTCGATCCTCGTTGTGCCTTGtcaataaaaagggaaaaagaataGATCTTCGAACAAGAAAGTTGTCATGTTGGCAACAATAATGAAAATAAGTACGATGACATGAGTTATAGACAAGACATTCATATAAATGTGCATCAATAGAAGTCTAAACACATGGATAACCTAAGTACATCACTCTACCATCTTGTGGTACTCATTCATGATAAAAGTTGTAAGGGCATCCATACTCGTGGAGCCTCTTCATCAGCTCTTTCATTGCAACATCTGccacatcaaaaataaaaaacttcATATATCACTACATTATCAAAAATCTTCTCAATAATTTCTTCATGAGTCACAcactttttattatatatatttttcatcgtcttttatattatatataattaaattccacatcaaaaataaaaaaacttcatATATCTCTACATTATCAAAAAATATCTCAACAATTTCTTCATGAGTCGCAcactttttattatatatatttttcatcgtcttttatattatatataattaaatttttatagaatttaaatttacaaattaaCAAGGAAATAACGTTacataacttttttaaaaaaaatcggttagtatttttatttgtttaaataGAAATACAAGGAAATAAGGTtacataactttttttttttaaatctgttaatatttttatttgttgaaatagaaataaaaaattatttaataaaaatatattaaaaaaaatttgaagaaacgGCTCCATGTAAAGATGAGCTACTTCCTCAAAATCATAAAAAGGGAGGGAGCTCATTCATGATAAGCGGGATGCTCAAAGGCAGGCTTGAAAATTGCATCCGACATCTTCTTATCCACCATGGAAAACAGAATTTATGTGTGAAATTCAATTAGATTTGGCCTCGAAATTTAAATTGACGACAAAAGGTCCCGAAAAAACATTTAAATGTCTTCAACTTGATTTGATTAAATGGATTGAATTGACTAAAGACTTCCAATCTGAGCATAAAATGTCAATCCATAAGTCAAATTTCCTACAGGTGTATCTAGCCAAAATCAATTGggccaaatatatttttttttgaaaaaaactaAAAGTCTACATTTTTTCAACATAAATGAGCAaatcaactaatttaaaattctttagcTAAATAAATTTAGACTATTTTGTTGTCTATTTAAAATtgaacagattttttttttttcaagcaaAGTTCTATATATAGTGAACCAACATTAGCCAATAATAAACTTTTATagttctcctttttccttctaaGATAATCCTTTTTCACTTAAGCCTTTAAACATGACATGAGTCTATACAACACCTAATAatatcaaagtaatttttttaaacgTGTTTTTCATGTTAAATATCACATTCTATGTAATGAATTTCCACGAATAGCAATTGTGTTTGTCTCCTTAATCAATCATTCTTCAATATATCaaaaaatccataaaaaaaaGTCAAGAAACTATGTTAAAAAAACATATTAGAAAGGACATTTCATTCTTAAATTTATCCGCAATTTCCATCTTCGCTTGATTAATTTAACATTGTTTATAAATAAtaatgtttaattaaaatttctatataaatctaaataaatttaaatatttaataatttaaaactaATCTATATTATAATAATGATTTAGACGTTACCATAGGACACACATACCAcatatttattatattaataatctcttctaattaacatattcatattcattttaatattaatattcatTTCTATGGGTCTTattatcctttttttttatttttttttaattaataaaatccgCTCCTTTAAAGAATGGAATGCCATTAATATATGGACATTATAATATTCATTCACCTTGAATGTTATAACACCCcgcattaacatatatataaaaaaagtgtGGCTGctgaaatataataattttaattaaaattatatattagacaaatttttattattattatttcatacTTGATGAAGactatgataataataataataataataataataatatttttcttattttttttactacTTTTCATCTTTTGAAAGGAGAAGCCACAAatcaaatattcatttttcaattAAAAGTTATCCTCTAATTTAATTCCAACGAACTCCTGTTAGATTTGTCAAACATGTAGTAAAAAGTGAAACCATTCGTCTCAGGTGTTCCCGTCGCACTCGACTCTAAATCATGAGAAGTAAATTAAGATAGCTGAAGGACAAGGGATGATGAAGTGAATTGTATAGGATCTGAAAATTTATTTACGATTTGACTCCGCAATCGTATGTGCAAGTATATCATCACTTATCATTCGGATAACATTTGGGGTCTGTTAGATTTGTCAACCAGAAGATTAAAGTGAAGGCGGAATGACTTCCAATTTGATGGCTTGTCCTGATTATAATAAATCGTCAAACCTCTGAATTGGGGACATCTGTTATCTTATCAGCGATGCTTCGCGCATCAAATATCAATCCTCTGAATTTCTGACACTTGTCGTTTCAAATTAAATCATGttcattttttttccaaaaacatACTAAAAAGTCAAAACTAACTCTAGCAAcattattatataaatttaaacttattttccATGCTCTCTGAACCTTGTGATCCTTCGGAAGTGTTCTCTGAAGCCGAATCTATGACGAGAAGAATCCCGTTCGTTCTCTGCATCTTCTTCAATCTCACGGCTGCTCTGTTTTCGCTCTCCTATGCCGGTGATACCTTAACCCCTGGCCAGCCTCTCCTCGACGCCCCCGAAGCAACCTTGATCTCCGAGGGCAGCACCTTCGTGTTGGGTTTCTTTAGCCCCGTCGGCTCAAGAAACCGATACGTCGGCATATGGTTCCGCAACGTCTCCCAACAAACCGTCGTATGGGTCGCCAACCGCAACCGCCCGATCACCGATGGCTCTGGCCTCCTTTCGCTCAGTACAAACGGAACGCTTGTCGTCTCCGACAACAGCTCCGCCGTCTTGTGGTCTTCCAGCTCACCGGCACTCGTTAGCCCTGTGGTGCAACTCCTCGACAACGGGAACTTGGTTGTTCGAGAAGCCGGCGACGTCGACAATAGCCGCTACGCATGGCAGAGCTTCGACTTCCCGACGGACACGCTCCTCCCAGGCATGAAGTTGGGGTGGAACCTGACGAGCCGACGCAACCGCATCCTCACGGCATGGGCGAGCACCAGCGACCCGGCAGAGGGGAACTACACCTTCGGCATCGACTTGCGCGGCGATCCCCAGATATTCTCGTGGGTGGGCACGCAGCAGCAGTATCGCCACGGGCCATGGAACGGCCTTTACCTCAGCGGCAtcccggagatgatgccctacgATGTGTTAGAGTTCAGCTTCGTGATCGACAGAGAGCAGGTGGCGTTCAGTTACACCATCCTCGATCCCTCGTTGATCAGGCGAATGGTCATCAATCCGACGTCCGGCTACATAGAAGGCCTTATGTGGACCAAGGACATCAGTCAGACTTGGAGCAGGCGAGTATCGATGCCGAGGGATAACTGCGACAGCACCATCTCCCTCTGCGGCCCCTATGGCCGTTGCTACCCCAACGACTGGTCCCCGTGCAATTGCCTGTCGGGCTTTCATCCCCGGAATCCAAACGATTGGCGTCTCGTCGTGAACACCTCCGGCGGCTGCGTGAGGAACACAGAGTTGGACTGCTATAACAACACAGATGGGTTCATCCGGCAGAGCAACGTGAAGTTGCCGGACACATCCGCGTCGACGGTGGACTGGAGCATGCCGAGCCTCGATGACTGCCGAAGTTCGTGCCTCAGAAACTGTTCTTGCACGGCTTATGCGAGAGCCAACATCAGCGGCAGTGGCAGAGGGTGCATATTGTGGTTCACTCCACTCACAGACATAAAATTGTTCAACTCTGGATCCGGACAGGATCTATTTGTCAGGGT
This genomic stretch from Zingiber officinale cultivar Zhangliang chromosome 7A, Zo_v1.1, whole genome shotgun sequence harbors:
- the LOC122000113 gene encoding G-type lectin S-receptor-like serine/threonine-protein kinase At4g27290; the encoded protein is MTRRIPFVLCIFFNLTAALFSLSYAGDTLTPGQPLLDAPEATLISEGSTFVLGFFSPVGSRNRYVGIWFRNVSQQTVVWVANRNRPITDGSGLLSLSTNGTLVVSDNSSAVLWSSSSPALVSPVVQLLDNGNLVVREAGDVDNSRYAWQSFDFPTDTLLPGMKLGWNLTSRRNRILTAWASTSDPAEGNYTFGIDLRGDPQIFSWVGTQQQYRHGPWNGLYLSGIPEMMPYDVLEFSFVIDREQVAFSYTILDPSLIRRMVINPTSGYIEGLMWTKDISQTWSRRVSMPRDNCDSTISLCGPYGRCYPNDWSPCNCLSGFHPRNPNDWRLVVNTSGGCVRNTELDCYNNTDGFIRQSNVKLPDTSASTVDWSMPSLDDCRSSCLRNCSCTAYARANISGSGRGCILWFTPLTDIKLFNSGSGQDLFVRVANADLKAMDSHRSPRIVIIVVSSVATLTFLTLVVCCIWKWKKTEYHFKDETGEEAISLPLFDFAAVIHATDNFSSSNKLGEGGFGPVYKGRLKEQEIAVKRLSKTSEQGSNEFKNEVVSIAELQHRNLVRLLGYCIEERERMLIYEYMPNGSLDKFLFDKVKASSLVWKSRYNIILGIARALLYLHHDSRLRIIHRDLKASNILLDEDMNPKISDFGLAKIFDGNEIIGTTKRVVGTYGYMSPEYIKNGIYSVKSDIFSFGVLILEIITGKKNIGFYISTEHLNLLEHIWTLWKEDRVLEAVDESIGPFCVAEVLRCINIGLLCVQEQPEDRPTMSSILSFWGNEATQLLNPRRPGFVVPTDQSETNLDNGKKYCPMSSNHLSITILEGR